The Rhizobium sp. ACO-34A genome segment GTGATTTCCGATGTACCGGGAGACCGGCCCGAACTCGTCGCCTCCGGCCCGACGCTCCCCGATGCCGAGGGCCGCAACGAGGCCCTTGCCGCGATCCGCGACTACCGCATCGCCCTTCCCCCGGCCATTCTCGATGCCATCGCGAGGGCCGAAGCGCCCCGGCCCGACGATCCCGTCTTTGCCCGCAACGAAGTCCACATCATTTCATCCGCCCGCCAGTCGCTGGAGGCGGCGGCCGCCGAGGCCGCAAAGGCGGGGATCGAAACGGCGATCCTTTCGGATGCCATCGAGGGCGAGGCGCGTGACATCGGCCTGATGCATGCGGCCATCGCCCGCGAGATCGCCACCCGCAACGCGCCCTTTGCCAAGCCTGTCCTGCTGCTGTCGGGAGGGGAAACGACCGTGACCATCGGCGCGTCACCTGCCGGTCGCGGCGGGCGAAACTGCGAATTCCTTCTTTCCTTCGCGCTGGCGACCGAAGGGCTTTCCGGCCTCCATGCATTGGCGGCCGATACCGATGGCATCGATGGTACGGAAGACAATGCCGGCGCGATCAGCGATGGCGAGACCGCGCGCCGCATCCGCGAGCGCGGCGGCGATGGCCGCACGCTTCTCGCCAATCACGATGCATGGAACGCGTTTTCCTTAAGCGGCGACCTTTTCATCACCGGCCCGACCGGCACCAACGTCAACGACTTCCGCGCCATTCTCATCACCTGAACCGGTGATCGAACCCCTTCAGCCGAAGGAGGTTCAGACGTCCACCGATGCCGTGAGCATCCGCACGGCCTGCATCATCACCCGGCAGCCGGCGGTGGCGTGCTCCGGTTCCACGAATTCCGCCTCGTTATGGCTCAGGCCGTCGCGGCAGGGCACGAAGATCATCGCGGCGGGTGCGACGCGGTTGGCGAAGAGAGCATCGTGGAACGCGCCCGACAGCATGCGCCGGCTCGGCATTTGCAGGCTGGACGCGGCTTCCTCGATCTTGTCCTGCAGGCCGGCATCGAACACGCAAGGGGCCATGTCGAACAGGCGCCGGATCGTGGCCGTGCAGCCCTGCCTGCCCGCCTCCTTCGAAAAGGCGGCGGCAATCTTCGCTTCCAGCGCATCGAGGCTTGCGGGGTCGGGATGGCGGATATCGACCGTGCACCTGACATCTTCCGGAATGGCGTTCACCGAACCCGGCGAAAGCCGGAGGCTGCCGACGGTGAAGCGGGCATTCTCGTCTTCCGGCATGATCGTGTCGTAGAGGCCGGAAAGTGCTGCCGAAAGCGCCCGCATCGGGTCGCGGCGGTATGAAAGGCCCGTCGTTCCGGCATGCGCCGTCTGGCCTGTCACCGTGACCTCCAGCCAGCGGGTGCCCTGAATGCCGGTGACGACGCCGATAGGAATGTTTTCCGCCTCCAGCGACGGACCCTGCTCGATATGGATCTCGATATAGGAATGGACCGGAAAGCCGAGAGGCCGCATTTCCGCTTCGGGAAGGCTTTCGATCGTTGCGGCAAGCTCTTCCGTAAACGATGCGCCGTCGGTCGCCTGCTTCTCCGCCCATTCCTCCGGTATCGCGCCTGCGGCAAAGGCCATCGAGCCCATGCAACCCGGCGCGAAGCGGCAGCCTTCCTCATTGGTCCATGCCACGACTTCCACCGGCCGGTCCGTTTCGGTGCCGGCGTCCTCGAGGCTTTCCAGCACCTCGAAGGCCGAGAGCGTGCCGAGCGCGCCGTCGTAGCGTCCGCCCGCCGGCTGGCTGTCGAGATGGCTGCCGATCATCAGCGGGGCCAGCGTCTCGTCGCGGCCGGGACGGCGGATAAAGAGGTTCGCCATGGGGTCCTGAAAGACCCGGAAGCCGCGGGCGAGCGCAAGGCCCGCCAGCATCCGCCGGGCCTGCCGGTCGCCTTCGGTCAGCGCCTGCCGGTTGACGCCGCCCTTGGGCAGCGCGCCGATTTCGGCGAATTCCGCAAGGCGGCGGTTCAGGCGGTTTCCGTCGATGGCGAACATGGTCATAGTAGTATCTCTATAGATAAGGTGCGTCGTGGAAGGTGATTTCGAGCGCCTGCGCCTTGCCGAAGATGGCGCTGAGCCGCGCGCGCTCCTCCGCCGGCATGTCCTTGCCGGCCTCGTCGAGTTCGGCCTTCAGCCACAGCGCCTGGGCGGCGAAATCCTCATGCGCGTGGAGATCGACCCATTCCTTCAGCAGCGGATCGCTGATCTTCGTGGCGGCGGCCTCCTTGGACCAGGTCCAGTACATCCATTCCGCCGCAAACATCGCCGCGACCGTGTCGAGATAGCCGCCGTCGCGGGCAATCGCCACCATGCCGTCGCGGAAGGCGGCGACTTCGGGAATGGCGGTGTCGAAGGTGGAGGGATCGATGCCGCGTTCCGCGAAAGTCTTCTCGAAATAGGCGATCTGCTGGTTGGCCAATGCATCGAGCACGCCGATCAGCCAGCGCTTGCGGGCGATGGTGTCGGCCCTGGCGGCGGCGAAGGCGAAGATCGAGATGGCGGCATCGACGAAATCGCCCTCGAATACGAGGTAGCGTTCGAACACCGCCTTGGGCAGCCGGTCGGCCTTGATGTCCTCGACGAAGCGGTGATGCACCATGGCGTCGAACACCGGCTGGTTCTCGCGCAGGATCTGCTCGGAAAGCGTCTCGGTCATGTCAGGCCTCCAGAGCCGGGCGGGCAGCCTCGACGAAGGCCTTGACGCGGGCCGGCTCCACCGGGTTCCACCACACGCCGTCGACTTTCAGCGACGAGGCGACGATGACGCCGCTGGTGCGCTTGAGGATCTCCACGACGTTGTCGTTGGTGACGCCGGAGCCGACCAGCAGCGGCAGGTGGGTCGCCTGGCCGATCTCCTCGATCTCCTCGATGGTGGCCGAATTGCCGGTGCGCTGGCCGGTGGCGATCACCGCGTCGGCGTCGAAGAAGGCGAGATCGCGGGTCAGTTCGCCGATGGTGCGGTCGGCGGTGATCGCATGCGCGCCATGCTTCACATGGCTGTCGGCAAAGACCTTGATGTGCTCGGCGCGCAGCGCAGAACGGTAGCGCATGGCTTCCGCCGCGCGGCCTTCCATGAAGCCTTCATTGGCGACATAGGCGTTGGCCCACTGGTTGACGCGGATGAACTTCGCACCGCCGGCCATGGCGATGGCGAATGCCGGGATCGGCGCATTTGCGAGCACGTTGACGCCGAGCGGAACGCCGGTGGCGCGCGCGATGCGGTCCGTCACCACCGACATGAAGGCTGCGGTCTCAGGCCCGATATCCTCCGGCTTGGAGAAGGGGATGTCGCCGTGGTTTTCGACCATCAGGCCGTGCATGCCGCCTTCGACCAGAGCCTCGGCATCGCGCATGCAGGTATCGTAGATCGTGTCCATCGCCGCGCCGCGATAGCGCGGGGCGCCGGGAAAGGGCGGGCAATGGATCATGCCGATCAGCGCCTTGCCTGTGCCGAAGATTTCCCTTATGGCGCTCGAAATGTTGTCGGATATCTGTTGCATTTCCGTCCCTTCTTAAATCTCTCTCGGTCGAGAAGTCCCGCCATGCGAGCCTATGTCATCGGTAACGTCGCCGTAGACGAAACCATCTCCGTATCGTCCATGCCGGAGGCCGGAGCCTCCATCCTCGGTCGCGAGGAAACGCGCGACCTTGGCGGCAAGGGTGCCAACCAGGCGGTGGTGATGAGCCGTACCGGCCTTGCCACCACGCTTGTTTCAGCCGTGGGCGAGGATTTCCGCGCCCGGACCATTCGCGATCAGCTTGCCGAAGAGCCCGTCGATGCGCATCTCGTCGCAGTTGCCGGCCGCTCCAGCGATTTCTCCATCATCTTCACCACGCCCGATGGCGAAAACGCCATCGTCACCACCACCGAATCCGCCGGCTCGCTGACGCTTGCCGATGCCCTGCCCGTGCTCGACGCAGCAGCCAAGGGCGATCTCGTCGTGCTGCAGGGCAATCTCGGCGAGGACGCCACCCGCGATATTCTCCGGGAAGCGAAGGGACGCGGTCTTGTCACCGCCTTCAACCCCTCGCCTCTCAGGCCTTATTTCGCCGGCTTCTGGCCCTTCGTCGACATCGCCTTCCTGAACCGTGGCGAGGCCGAAAGCCTTGCCGGTTCGTCGGATGCATCCGCCGCAACCCGCCTGATCGAGGCGGGTGTCCGGCATGTGGTTCTCACCCTCGGTGCCGACGGCGCGCTGCTGGCGAGCCACGACAAGGCTGTCGCCGCAATTCCCGCCGTCGCCGCAAGGGCGATCGACACCACCGGCGCGGGCGATACCTTCATGGCCGTCGCGCTCGCCTCGGCGGCGCTGCGCGGGGTCGAACCCGATGCCCGCGCCATCGGCCATGCCGCGGCAGCCTCAGCCCTCACCGTCAGCCGTCGCGGCACCCGCCTCGCCTTCCCGACATCCGAAGAACTCGCGAAGATACTGGCCGTTTAGAGCATTTCCGGACGCAAAACCGGTTCCCGCTTTTGCTGGAATTGCTCTGGTAACGGCCCCTCACCCCGCCTCCGCTTCGCTCGGCGCACCCTCTCCCCGCAAGCGGGGCGAGGGGGATCGGAGGCGTTGCGACCTGCTCCCTTCTTCCCGTTTACGGGGAGAAGGTGCCGGCAGGCGGATGAGGGGCAGGAATGCGGCGTCTCATCCTTGCGCGGGTTACTTCTTTTCGTTCAGCCAGCCGAGGATGTTCTTCCAGAGGCGGCCATAGCCTTCCCATTCGCAGAATGCGGGCGAGAGCCAGTGCGGGCCGATATCCGAGGTCCAGACCGCGGAGCGGCCCTTGCCGAAGGTGCCGGTGACGAGCAGCGGATGGCCGCCCTGGTCTTCCGGCAGGCGGGCGACGACTTCGACGTCGGCGCGCTCGCGCACCTCGACCTCGTTGACGCCGAGCAGCAGCGGCCATTCGCCTGATATCCCGGCAACCGTCGGGTGGTCGGCCCTGGTGATGACCGGTGCGGTGCCTTCCGGAATTTCGACGCGGTCGTCATAGGGCAGGCAGGTGACGGGCAGCACGTCCTCGACCGGCGTGCGGCGCCAGCGAGCCTTGCCGTCGATGCCCTGGAAGGAGAAGTAGCCGCCGACCATCAGCAGGCTGCCGCCCTTTTCCACCCATGCCTTGATGAGCTTGAGGCGGTTCGGAACCGTCTTCGAATGCAGCCATACGGCCGGCGGCAGCAGCAGCGAGTTGGCGCCGATGTCCGAGAGGATGATGGTGTCGTAGGCGTCGAGGCCTTCCATCTCGAAGGGGAACTTCTCCACCGCGTCATGGGCGGTCATGTAGGTCAGCTCGAATTCGCTGCCTTCCAGCGCCTTGACCAGCGGTTCCGCGCCGAGGTGGAAGGTCACGCTGCCGAACTGGTCGAAGCCTTTGTAATGGGTGGCGGAGCTGATCCAGCTTTCGCCGACGAGAAGGACTTTCTTGGTCATGTTCTTTCCGTTTCTGAATTCGTTTGGCGGTATCAGGCTTTCGCCGCAAACACCGATCTCGGATTGTCCCGCATGAGGATGTCGAGTTGCGCGTCGTCCAGTCCGTGCCGCTTCAGCCGCGGCAGGAAATGCCTGAGGATGTAGGCATAGCCGTTACCCCCATAGCGCGTCAGCATCATCTTCAGGAAGACGTCGTGAGACAGCAGGATGCGGTCGATATGGCCCCGTTCGACAAGCTTGACGATGGCGCGGGCGGCCTCCTCGTCGCTCGGGCACTGCACCTGTTGGTCGGCATAGAAGAAATCCATGCCGATCATGTCGTATTCGATGAAGGCCCCGCGTGCGGCAAGCTCGCTCTGGTAGGCGAGATCCTCATGCGAGGGGTTCATGTGGCAGAGCACGGTGTGGCGGAGATCCGCCCCTTCGGCTTCTGCGATGTCGAGCACCTTGTGGCCGAGCCGGAACCAGCCCGGCAGGTGCACCATCAGCGGCAGGCCGGTGCGGCCTTGCGCCCTCGCCGCGGCCCTGAGCGACTTTTCCTCCTCGGCCGTGAAATCGGAGGAAACCCCGATCTCGCCGATGAGGCCGATTTTGACATCGGTGCCGTCGACGCCGACATTCGCCTCGTGGACGATTTCGTCGGCGATCTGGTCGATCGTCATCCCGGCCACCTTGGCCGGGTGGGAGGAGCCGAGGTAATAGCCGGCGCCCATGACGATGTTGAGCCCGGAGGCTTTCGAGATGCGCCTGAGCGCCGCCGGGTCGCGGCCGATGCCCTGGCAGGTCGGTTCGACCACGGTATGGCCGCCCTCGCGGGCGAAGTCCTTGAGTTCCGTGATTGCCAGCGGCTCGTCGTCAAGCGTGATGTTGTGCTTGTTGACGAAGGGATCCTGGCGAAGCTCGCCGAGGATTTCCATGCAGACGAAGCCCTCGGCGAGATATTGCCGCTCCGGCGTCTTCGGCGCATGCCACCAGCAGCGGCAGTCGTTGAGGATATGCTCGTGCATCAGGGTGACGCCCAGCGCGGAAGCCGGGATCGGCCCCGCCACCGTCATCACCTTGCCGGAACGCACATGGGCTTCGGAAAGCTCGCTCGCCACGGCCGCCTCACTTCTTCTTTCCGCCGAAGCGGAAATTGGTGGTGAAGATGCGGGTGTTGAGCCAGATCGCCACCAGGATGATCGCGCCCGTCACGATCTGCGTGAAGAAGGGCGATATATGCATGAGGATCAGGCCGTTGCCGATCACGGCGATGGTCAGCGTTCCGAGGATGGTGCCGAGAA includes the following:
- a CDS encoding glycerate kinase produces the protein MPMIDDPRAFLSDLFRRAVEAADPATTIARHLPARPKGRTIVIGAGKAACQMAKAFEDQWGKPVEGLVVTRHGADEPCRHIRVLTASHPLPDEAGIHAARALLDQVSGLTQDDLVVALISGGGSALLPSPPEGFTLSDEIELNRALLHSGAPISAMNVIRKHFSGIKGGRLAAAAAPARVVTLVISDVPGDRPELVASGPTLPDAEGRNEALAAIRDYRIALPPAILDAIARAEAPRPDDPVFARNEVHIISSARQSLEAAAAEAAKAGIETAILSDAIEGEARDIGLMHAAIAREIATRNAPFAKPVLLLSGGETTVTIGASPAGRGGRNCEFLLSFALATEGLSGLHALAADTDGIDGTEDNAGAISDGETARRIRERGGDGRTLLANHDAWNAFSLSGDLFITGPTGTNVNDFRAILIT
- a CDS encoding Zn-dependent hydrolase, translating into MFAIDGNRLNRRLAEFAEIGALPKGGVNRQALTEGDRQARRMLAGLALARGFRVFQDPMANLFIRRPGRDETLAPLMIGSHLDSQPAGGRYDGALGTLSAFEVLESLEDAGTETDRPVEVVAWTNEEGCRFAPGCMGSMAFAAGAIPEEWAEKQATDGASFTEELAATIESLPEAEMRPLGFPVHSYIEIHIEQGPSLEAENIPIGVVTGIQGTRWLEVTVTGQTAHAGTTGLSYRRDPMRALSAALSGLYDTIMPEDENARFTVGSLRLSPGSVNAIPEDVRCTVDIRHPDPASLDALEAKIAAAFSKEAGRQGCTATIRRLFDMAPCVFDAGLQDKIEEAASSLQMPSRRMLSGAFHDALFANRVAPAAMIFVPCRDGLSHNEAEFVEPEHATAGCRVMMQAVRMLTASVDV
- a CDS encoding TenA family transcriptional regulator — protein: MTETLSEQILRENQPVFDAMVHHRFVEDIKADRLPKAVFERYLVFEGDFVDAAISIFAFAAARADTIARKRWLIGVLDALANQQIAYFEKTFAERGIDPSTFDTAIPEVAAFRDGMVAIARDGGYLDTVAAMFAAEWMYWTWSKEAAATKISDPLLKEWVDLHAHEDFAAQALWLKAELDEAGKDMPAEERARLSAIFGKAQALEITFHDAPYL
- a CDS encoding BtpA family membrane complex biogenesis protein, which produces MQQISDNISSAIREIFGTGKALIGMIHCPPFPGAPRYRGAAMDTIYDTCMRDAEALVEGGMHGLMVENHGDIPFSKPEDIGPETAAFMSVVTDRIARATGVPLGVNVLANAPIPAFAIAMAGGAKFIRVNQWANAYVANEGFMEGRAAEAMRYRSALRAEHIKVFADSHVKHGAHAITADRTIGELTRDLAFFDADAVIATGQRTGNSATIEEIEEIGQATHLPLLVGSGVTNDNVVEILKRTSGVIVASSLKVDGVWWNPVEPARVKAFVEAARPALEA
- a CDS encoding ribokinase, producing MRAYVIGNVAVDETISVSSMPEAGASILGREETRDLGGKGANQAVVMSRTGLATTLVSAVGEDFRARTIRDQLAEEPVDAHLVAVAGRSSDFSIIFTTPDGENAIVTTTESAGSLTLADALPVLDAAAKGDLVVLQGNLGEDATRDILREAKGRGLVTAFNPSPLRPYFAGFWPFVDIAFLNRGEAESLAGSSDASAATRLIEAGVRHVVLTLGADGALLASHDKAVAAIPAVAARAIDTTGAGDTFMAVALASAALRGVEPDARAIGHAAAASALTVSRRGTRLAFPTSEELAKILAV
- a CDS encoding cytoplasmic protein; this encodes MTKKVLLVGESWISSATHYKGFDQFGSVTFHLGAEPLVKALEGSEFELTYMTAHDAVEKFPFEMEGLDAYDTIILSDIGANSLLLPPAVWLHSKTVPNRLKLIKAWVEKGGSLLMVGGYFSFQGIDGKARWRRTPVEDVLPVTCLPYDDRVEIPEGTAPVITRADHPTVAGISGEWPLLLGVNEVEVRERADVEVVARLPEDQGGHPLLVTGTFGKGRSAVWTSDIGPHWLSPAFCEWEGYGRLWKNILGWLNEKK
- a CDS encoding phosphotriesterase-related protein, yielding MTVAGPIPASALGVTLMHEHILNDCRCWWHAPKTPERQYLAEGFVCMEILGELRQDPFVNKHNITLDDEPLAITELKDFAREGGHTVVEPTCQGIGRDPAALRRISKASGLNIVMGAGYYLGSSHPAKVAGMTIDQIADEIVHEANVGVDGTDVKIGLIGEIGVSSDFTAEEEKSLRAAARAQGRTGLPLMVHLPGWFRLGHKVLDIAEAEGADLRHTVLCHMNPSHEDLAYQSELAARGAFIEYDMIGMDFFYADQQVQCPSDEEAARAIVKLVERGHIDRILLSHDVFLKMMLTRYGGNGYAYILRHFLPRLKRHGLDDAQLDILMRDNPRSVFAAKA